In the Limanda limanda chromosome 1, fLimLim1.1, whole genome shotgun sequence genome, one interval contains:
- the LOC133012685 gene encoding bone morphogenetic protein 10-like → MAAPVFSSLGSIRSLNVLLLALTGLSWSSPIRPPETHRRPSVARDVGDNPLLDAQDFMRQILSTLNLTELRPQPRPLAAQKEPPEYMLELYNRFAHDRTSVPSANIVRSFKNEDSSPYSLTARGVRIFPLMFNLSMPHHEHITIAELRLFTLVRRAQRPHSGLDCKVTIYNIQEGVVWTREVGKAGRRREKEEVVEMKDLEELVTKHVHVRDNSWVSFDLTHVVTLWRKSGCAAHRLEVHITTPEEEGATREVTEEGEASIEIDIDRSSEGKLNAVMIVFSDDQSRDHKQDKQELSQMIEHENDLADNTGRSQQAFREHANPNAGLANQDDLDKQSLLQLQSNLIYDTPPRIRRNVKSEPCKRTPLFVDFKDIGWDSWIIQPLSYEAYECRGVCNPPLTSEVSPTKHAIVQSLLSLKSPERASRACCVPTKLEPISLLYHENGVITFNHKYEGMVVAECGCR, encoded by the exons ATGGCCGCTCCAGTCTTCTCCAGCCTCGGCTCTATCCGCTCCCTGaatgtcctcctcctggcgttgacTGGCCTGAGCTGGAGCAGTCCCATCCGGCCCCCCGAGACCCACCGCCGGCCGTCAGTCGCCAGGGACGTAGGTGATAATCCGCTCCTTGACGCTCAGGACTTTATGAGGCAGATTCTGTCCACACTGAACCTCACAGAGCTGAGGCCCCAGCCCAGGCCCCTCGCTGCCCAGAAGGAGCCGCCCGAGTACATGTTGGAGCTGTACAACCGCTTTGCCCACGACCGCACGTCTGTGCCCTCGGCCAACATTGTGCGCAGCTTCAAGAATGAAG ATTCCTCCCCCTACAGTTTAACGGCCAGGGGTGTGCGGATATTTCCCCTGATGTTCAACCTCTCCATGCCCCACCACGAGCACATAACCATAGCGGAGCTCCGCCTCTTCACCCTGGTCCGGCGGGCCCAACGTCCACATTCTGGCCTTGACTGCAAGGTGACCATTTACAATATACAAGAGGGCGTTGTTTGGACCAGAGAGGTGGGGAAAGCAGGcagaaggagggagaaagaagaggTGGTGGAGATGAAGGATCTGGAGGAACTGGTGACAAAGCATGTTCATGTCAGAGATAACAGCTGGGTGTCGTTTGACCTGACTCATGTGGTAACGCTCTGGCGGAAGTCGGGGTGTGCGGCTCACAGATTGGAGGTTCATATCACGactccagaggaggagggggccaCACGGGAGGTCACAGAGGAGGGTGAAGCCTCCATTGAGATTGATATCGACAGGAGCTCGGAGGGAAAACTAAACGCCGTGATGATTGTGTTCTCAGATGATCAGAGCAGGGACCACAAACAGGATAAACAAGAGCTCAGCCAGATGATTGAGCACGAGAATGACCTCGCTGACAACACAGGCCGGAGCCAACAAGCTTTCCGGGAGCACGCCAATCCCAACGCTGGCCTCGCCAACCAGGACGACCTGGACAAACAgtctctcctgcagctgcagtcCAACCTTATCTACGACACACCTCCCCGAATCCGTCGCAATGTTAAGAGCGAGCCGTGCAAGAGGACGCCGCTctttgtggattttaaagacATTGGCTGGGACTCGTGGATCATCCAGCCTCTGAGCTACGAGGCCTACGAGTGCAGGGGGGTGTGCAACCCGCCGCTGACCTCCGAGGTCTCGCCCACCAAACACGCCATCGTGCAGAGTCTGCTGAGCCTGAAGAGTCCAGAGAGAGCATCGCGTGCCTGCTGCGTGCCCACTAAGCTGGAGCCCATATCGCTCCTTTATCACGAAAACGGCGTGATCACTTTCAATCACAAGTACGAGGGGATGGTGGTGGCGGAGTGCGGATGCAGATAG
- the smad4a gene encoding mothers against decapentaplegic homolog 4a, with translation MSITNTPTSNDACLSIVHSLMCHRQGGESESFAKRAIESLVKKLKEKKDELDSLITAITTNGAHPSKCVTIQRTLDGRLQVAGRKGFPHVVYARLWRWPDLHKNELKHVKYCQYAFDLKCDNVCVNPYHYERVVSPGIDLSGLTLTSSGPLMVKDEYDYDNQQSHSSSESHLQTIQHPPSRPGLQETFSSPALLPPDGSGSASTSAFSTINAGPSNSTPNWGRSSSFPPVVPPHQNGHLQHHQPMPHTGHYWPVTNEIAFQPPISNHPSPEYWCSIAYFEMDVQVGETFKVPSTCPIVTVDGYVDPSGGDRFCLGQLSNVHRTENIEKARLHIGKGVQLECKGEGDVWVRCLSDHAVFVQSYYLDREAGRAPGDAVHKIYPSAYIKVFDLRQCHRQMQQQAATAQAAASAQAAAVAGNIPGPGSVGGIAPAISLSAAAGIGVDDLRRLCILRMSFVKGWGPDYPRQSIKETPCWIEIHLHRALQLLDEVLHTMPIADPHPLD, from the exons ATGTCAATCACAAACACTCCCACGAGCAATGACGCCTGCCTGAGCATTGTGCACAGCCTGATGTGCCACCGGCAGGGAGGCGAGAGCGAGAGCTTCGCCAAACGGGCGATCGAGAGTCTCGTCaagaagctgaaggagaagaaagacgaGCTGGATTCCCTCATCACGGCCATCACCACGAATGGAGCGCACCCCAGCAAGTGTGTAACCATACAGCGGACTTTAGATGGACGTCTACAG GTTGCAGGACGTAAAGGTTTCCCCCATGTTGTCTATGCTCGACTGTGGCGGTGGCCTGATCTACACAAGAACGAACTGAAACATGTGAAATATTGCCAGTATGCCTTCGACCTGAAATGTGACAATGTTTGTGTCAACCCATACCACTACGAGAGGGTGGTCTCTCCAGGCATCG ATTTATCAGGACTGACGCTTACAAGCTCAG GTCCACTAATGGTAAAGGATGAATACGACTATGATAACCAGCAATCTCACTCCAGCTCTGAGAGCCACCTGCAGACGATCCAGCATCCGCCGTCCAGGCCCGGTCTTCAGGAGACCTTCAGCAGCCCTGCTCTGCTCCCCCCCGACGGCAGCGGCTCAGCCTCCACCTCTGCTTTCTCGACAATCAATGCTGGACCCTCAA ATTCGACCCCCAACTGgggcaggagcagcagcttccCCCCCGTGGTCCCTCCGCACCAGAATGGTCATCTACAGCATCACCAGCCCATGCCTCACACAGGGCATTACT GGCCTGTTACCAACGAAATAGCGTTCCAGCCCCCCATATCCAATCACCCCT CTCCAGAATACTGGTGCTCCATTGCTTACTTTGAGATGGATGTCCAGGTAGGGGAGACGTTTAAGGTGCCGTCCACTTGTCCAATAGTGACTGTGGACGGCTATGTGGATCCATCAGGAGGGGATCGCTTCTGCTTGGGCCAACTGAGCAATGTTCACAGGACAGAGAACATAGAAAAAGCCAG GCTCCACATTGGTAAAGGCGTGCAGCTGGAGTGCAAAGGGGAAGGAGACGTGTGGGTGCGCTGTTTGAGTGATCACGCAGTGTTTGTGCAGAGCTACTACCTGGATCGAGAGGCGGGTCGTGCCCCTGGAGATGCAGTTCACAAGATCTACCCAAGTGCTTACATCAAG GTGTTTGACTTGCGTCAGTGCCACAggcagatgcagcagcaggcagCGACAGCTCAAGCAGCAGCCTCAGCTCAGGCGGCGGCGGTGGCTGGAAACATTCCCGGACCCGGCTCAGTGGGAGGAATCGCTCCTGCCATCA gtctgtctgctgctgcaggcaTCGGGGTTGACGACCTGCGCAGGCTGTGCATCCTGCGGATGAGCTTCGTGAAAGGCTGGGGGCCCGACTACCCACGGCAGAGCATTAAAGAGACACCCTGCTGGATTGAAATCCATTTGCACCGAGCGCTGCAGCTACTGGATGAAGTTCTGCACACCATGCCCATAGCTGACCCTCACCCTCTTGACTAA
- the rfx3 gene encoding transcription factor RFX3 yields MQTPEAGADSTSTVPLQTTVPVQPTGSTQQVPVQQQAQTVQQVQHVYPAQVQYVEENSGVYTNGNIRTYSYSEPQLYSQNSGGSYFDTQGSSSQVSTVVTSHGMTNNGGGGSGGMNMGLAGGQVISSSSGAYLMDNTGPHPATQTARASPATIEMAIETLQKSEGLSSQRSSLLNSHLQWLLDNYETAEGVSLPRSTLYNHYLRHCQEQKLDPVNAASFGKLIRSIFMGLRTRRLGTRGNSKYHYYGIRVKPDSPLNRLQEDMQYMALRQQPVQQKQRFKPVQKFDSGAGENYSAGGQNTPGAEEQTVIAQSQHHQQFLDASRALPDFVELDLGQSNTENISPEDVKALQSLYREHCEAILDVVVNLQFSLIEKLWQTFWRYSPPDSVEGATETENSSISEIEARLPQSQLLALCRNEAVLKWMSTCDHLMYQALVEILIPDVLRPIPSALTQAIRNFAKSLEGWLNNAMSASPQRMIQTKIAAVSAFAQTLRRYTSLNHLAQAARAVLQNTSQINQMLSDLNRVDFANVQEQASWVCQCEEGVVQHLEQDFKATLQQQSSLEQWAAWLENVVTQVLKPYEHRPTFPRAARQFLLKWSFYSSMVIRDLTLRSAASFGSFHLIRLLYDEYMFYLVEHRVAQATGETPIGVMGEFDSLNTFSLSNMDKDETSGMDSDLDDDLEESGEPLAKREKSEHDVIQVIQVGALEDGSHPVVGVVQPGVLHSLPQPPQDHTEHILTPSAGTPNIRHCSTTGNTYASV; encoded by the exons ATGCAGACCCCTGAAGCAGGCGCTGACTCCACCTCCACTGTCCCTCTTCAGACCACCGTGCCTGTCCAGCCTACCGGCTCCACCCAGCAGGTGCCTGTCCAGCAACAG GCCCAGACTGTTCAACAGGTTCAGCATGTTTACCCAGCACAGGTGCAGTATGTGGAGGAAAACAGTGGCGTCTACACCAACGGCAACAT AAGAACCTACTCGTACTCGGAGCCGCAGCTGTACAGCCAGAACAGCGGAGGGAGCTACTTTGACACGCAGGGCAGCTCATCGCAAGTGTCCACTGTGGTGACATCTCATGGCATGACCAACAACGGAGGAGGGGGCAGCGGAGGAATGAACATGGGTCTGGCGGGGGGGCAGGTAATCAGCAGCAGTTCGGGGGCGTACCTCATGGACAACACCGGACCGCACCCGGCCACCCAGACCGCACGAGCTTCCCCGGCGACT ATTGAAATGGCGATTGAGACGCTCCAAAAATCTGAGGGTTTATCCAGTCAGAGAAGCTCGCTGCTCAACAGCCAT CTCCAGTGGCTGTTGGACAATTATGAGACAGCAGAGGGCGTAAGTCTACCACGATCCACTCTCTACAATCACTACCTACGGCACTGCCAGGAGCAGAAACTGGACCCTGTGAATGCAGCTTCGTTTGGCAAACTCATCCGCTCCATCTTCATGGGACTCCGTACAAGGCGCCTTGGGACAAG aggCAACTCCAAATATCACTACTATGGTATACGTGTAAAACCAGACTCCCCACTCAATAGACTCCAAGAGGACATGCAGTATATGGCTCTCAGACAGCAGCCTGTTCAGCAgaaacagag GTTCAAGCCGGTGCAGAAGTTTGACAGCGGCGCTGGGGAGAATTACTCAGCCGGAGGCCAAAACACACCTGGTGCAGAGGAGCAGACAGTCATCGCGCAGagccagcaccaccagcagttCCTAG ATGCATCGCGGGCACTCCCTGACTTTGTCGAGCTGGACCTGGGACAGAGCAATACAGAGAACATCAGTCCGGAGGATGTGAAAGCTCTCCAGTCCCTTTACAGAGAGCACTGTGAG GCTATCTTGGACGTGGTTGTCAACCTCCAGTTCAGTCTAATTGAGAAGCTGTGGCAGACATTCTGGCGTTACTCTCCCCCCGACTCGGTAGAGGGTGCcactgaaacagaaaacag CAGCATTAGCGAGATCGAAGCGCGGCTCCCCCAATCACAACTACTGGCGCTGTGCAGAAACGAAGCTGTACTCAAGTGGATGAGCACCTGTGACCACCTAATGTACCAGGCCCTTGTGGAGATCCTCATCCCTGATGTCCTGAGACCCATTCCCA GTGCCTTGACTCAAGCCATTCGCAACTTTGCCAAAAGCCTGGAAGGTTGGCTCAATAATGCCATGAGCGCCAGTCCACAGAGAATGATCCAGACCAAG ATTGCCGCTGTTAGTGCCTTTGCGCAAACACTGCGCAGATACACATCTCTGAACCACCTGGCTCAGGCGGCACGTGCTGTGCTGCAGAACACGTCACAGATCAACCAGATGCTGAGTGATCTCAACCGTGTTGACTTTGCCAACGTCCAG GAGCAGGCATCGTGGGTGTGCCAGTGTGAGGAGGGAGTGGTTCAGCACTTGGAGCAGGACTTCAAGGCCACACTACAGCAGCAAAGCTCTCTGGAGCAATGGGCGGCCTGGCTGGAGAACGTGGTCACTCAGGTGCTCAAGCCCTACGAGCACCGGCCTACTTTTCCCAGGGCGGCTCGACAGTTCCTGCTCAAATGGTCCTTCTACAG TTCAATGGTGATCAGGGACCTGACCCTGCGCAGTGCTGCCAGCTTCGGTTCCTTCCACCTGATTCGCCTGCTCTACGACGAGTACATGTTTTACTTAGTGGAGCATCGCGTGGCCCAAGCTACCGGAGAGACGCCCATCGGTGTCATGGGGGAG tTCGACAGCCTCAACACCTTCTCCCTCAGTAACATGGATAAAG ATGAAACTAGTGGGATGGACAGTGACCTGGACGACGACCTGGAGGAGTCCGGGGAACCTCTCGCCAAGCGGGAGAAGTCGGAGCACGACGTGATCCAGGTGATCCAGGTGGGGGCGCTAGAGGACGGGTCCCACCCTGTGGTGGGCGTCGTCCAGCCGGGTGTCCTCCACTCGCTGCCCCAGCCCCCGCAGGATCACACGGAGCACATCCTCACCCCCTCAGCCGGTACTCCTAACATCCGCCACTGCAGCACCACAGGCAACACCTACGCCTCTGTTTGA